Below is a window of Longimicrobium terrae DNA.
ACTCCGCCGCCCCGCGGGAACCCGGCCCGCATCGGATCGCCTTCCGCACGAACCTCATCCCGCATCGGAACCTGCGGGCGAATCTGATTCCGCATGGGATCGCCCTCTACCTGTGCCTCACCTCAGACGTTCATCGGACGTTCATCGGCGATGAGGCGAGCGATCAGGCGTCAGGTGAAGCCGGCACCCGGTGCGATGATCACCGGATGGGGATCCAGTACGACATCTTGAGCGCGAGCACGTTGTCGCCACGGGCGCCAAAGGTATCGCCCAGCGCGCCGAATCCCACGTTGTTCCCGCCCAGTTCGCTCGCCGAGCGGTCCTGCTGCCAGACGAGAAAGAACGTGCTTCCCGGCCGCCACTCCCACCGCATCACCGCGTTGCTGCGGAACGAGCGGATGGTGAAATCGCTGGCGATCTGCTGGCGGTCCAGCTCCCCGTCCCCATCCTCGTCCGCATCGCCGACAAAGAAGTGCTCGCCGCGCTCGCTCACCACGCGGCCGCCGGTTCCGTCCAGCCGCAGCGCGCCCGGCGCGCGCAGCTGGCCGAAGCTCTCGTACCGTCCGTTGGCGGCAAACGGCTCCATGTAGAACTCCAGCGACAGGTCCGGCGTGAACAGGTAGTTCAGCCGCGTCGCCGCGGAGACGATGGTTTGATCGACCGAAGCAAAGGTGTAGCGCCGCCCGTAGGTGGCGTCCGGCCCACCGGGGAGGGAGGCGACGTACTGCCGCGGGTCCGTCATCCGCCTCCACAGCGGCTCTACCGAAAGCTGCCACCGCGGTCCCGGGCGCGCCGACAGCGCGGTGGTGAACAGCAGGTACTTCGATCCTTCTTCGCCGCGCCCGACCGTCACCTGCCCCGACGCGCGCGTCATCCAACTTTCCGGCATTCCTACCGCCGCAATCGCCCGCCACGAAGCCGGCGTTCCCGCCAGCGGCCCGCCGCGCGTGTAGGAATCGCTCAACGCGCGCATGTCCTTCCACGCGATCAGCGTCGTCGTCCAGAAGCTCTTCCACGTGAAGCGCATGTCCGTGCGCAGCGCGCTGAAGGTGCGCGTCCGCCCGAAGTTCCACGTGTTCTCCGACGTCAGGCCGATGTCGTAGCGGCGAAACAGCTTGCCGGGCTGCGTTTCGCGGTAGCGCAGGTTGCCGTAGCCGAACACCTCGTCCGCGCGCCCCATGAATCCGGCGTCGTTCAGCTCCAGCCCCGGCGACTGGCCGCTGGCCTGCGCCACCCACAGCCAATGCCTGCCGCTTTCCCGCGCCACCTGCAGCTGCGCCGTGTATCCGCCCAGCGACGTGCGCGACGGGTCCACGCGCACGTAGTCCTGGTCCGGCCGTTGAAAGAAGCGCACGCTGGAACGCTGGTTCCGCAGTAGCGCCAGCGAATCGCCCGCGACGTAGCTGAACCCCGCGTAGCCGCTGACCGAATATTCCCCGCCACGAAAGCGCAGATTCCAGTCGCCGCCGCCGGCCAGCGCGTCTCGGTTCAGCAGCTGCGCCAGGGGCTCGTCATCCTCCATGTCGCGATGCACGGCGGTAAGCAGCACCCCCGCGGTGGACTGGCTGGCGCCGAACTCCTGCTGCGCGCGCGCCACGCCGTACCCGGTGCGCGGCGCGACGCGGACGCGGTCGAACCCGTCTCCCGCCACGTCGAAGCCGCGGGCGTACGCATCGTCCGTCACCGCCGCCAGCGCGCCGACGGAGGTGCCGGTCGATAGCCGCCCCGTCAGCTTTGCCGCGCCCAGAATGGCGCTGTTGCGCGGCCACTGCTGAAAGTCGCCCGCCACTTCCAGCCTGGAGAGCGCCACATCCGGAATGCCGCCGATGCGGCGCGAGTAGAAATACTCCGGACCGCTTCCCGCCAGCAGCTGCTTTCCTTCGATGAAGAACGGCCGCCGCTCGTCGAAGTAGGCCTCGTACGCGGACAGGTTCACCTGCGCGGGGTCCAGCTCCACCTGGCCGAAGTCGGGATTCACCGTTCCCTCCAGCGTCAGATTGGGGCCCACGCCCATCTTGAGGTCCGCACCGACCCGCGCTTCCAGCGTGCTGCCGTCGTCAAAGGGATTGCCTGCGCCCGGCGCGCCCGTGAACGTGCCGGAACTCGCCACGTACGGCAGGATCTCCGCGCGCCGTGCCGGGCGGATGCCGCGAATGCCCGTCAGCGTGCCGAAGCGCGACGCCCAGCCGGTCTCCTGCGTGGGAACGGCGATCCAGAACACGTCTTCCTGCGTACCGGGATTCCACCGGTCCACGTTCAATCCCCACGTCTGCTCGTCGCGCGCGTTGAAGCGAAGCTGGCTGAAAGGGATGCGCATTTCCGCCGTCCATCCCAGCGAATCGCGGCTGACCTCGGCCTGCCACACCGGATCG
It encodes the following:
- a CDS encoding DUF5916 domain-containing protein, which codes for MIRTLLVVLPALLFAASGWAQTPDSARTTAPRKEIRAVRLQGRVPTVDGVLDDAAWAAAPVMSDFVQKQPNEGAAPTDRTELRFVYDDHALYVAARMFSRDPAAIRAPVSRRDNGAAAEHVWISLDTYLDRRTAYSFGVTAAGTRMDWYHARDDEYDLDLSFDPVWQAEVSRDSLGWTAEMRIPFSQLRFNARDEQTWGLNVDRWNPGTQEDVFWIAVPTQETGWASRFGTLTGIRGIRPARRAEILPYVASSGTFTGAPGAGNPFDDGSTLEARVGADLKMGVGPNLTLEGTVNPDFGQVELDPAQVNLSAYEAYFDERRPFFIEGKQLLAGSGPEYFYSRRIGGIPDVALSRLEVAGDFQQWPRNSAILGAAKLTGRLSTGTSVGALAAVTDDAYARGFDVAGDGFDRVRVAPRTGYGVARAQQEFGASQSTAGVLLTAVHRDMEDDEPLAQLLNRDALAGGGDWNLRFRGGEYSVSGYAGFSYVAGDSLALLRNQRSSVRFFQRPDQDYVRVDPSRTSLGGYTAQLQVARESGRHWLWVAQASGQSPGLELNDAGFMGRADEVFGYGNLRYRETQPGKLFRRYDIGLTSENTWNFGRTRTFSALRTDMRFTWKSFWTTTLIAWKDMRALSDSYTRGGPLAGTPASWRAIAAVGMPESWMTRASGQVTVGRGEEGSKYLLFTTALSARPGPRWQLSVEPLWRRMTDPRQYVASLPGGPDATYGRRYTFASVDQTIVSAATRLNYLFTPDLSLEFYMEPFAANGRYESFGQLRAPGALRLDGTGGRVVSERGEHFFVGDADEDGDGELDRQQIASDFTIRSFRSNAVMRWEWRPGSTFFLVWQQDRSASELGGNNVGFGALGDTFGARGDNVLALKMSYWIPIR